The following proteins come from a genomic window of Neptunomonas concharum:
- a CDS encoding MFS transporter has translation MSDIKKWDVEDEQFWESEGKRVASRNLWISIPSLLCGFAVWLYWGIITVQMLNLGFPFAKAELFTLAAIAGLTGATLRIPSSFFIRIAGGRNTIFFTTALLMVPAVGAGFALQDKDTPLWVFQLLAFLSGIGGGNFASSMSNISFFFPKKQQGLALGLNAGLGNAGVTTMQILVPLVMTMGIFGGAPMILENTSGTLIGKIPAGSETYIHNAGFVWLLFLIPLAIAGWFGMNNIRTEDVSPDIGSPLGAMSKIVGLLLIGFLTAAVGLYIILPAPTGLGAPGWAKWPVIAGILFFTVMLMKMIPGDIKPNLQRQFKIFSNKHTWVMSVIYTMTFGSFIGYSAGFALAIKVVFGYQHIMVDGVMTHNVVNANGPSALMFAWMGPFIGAFIRPIGGWMADKMGGARVTHYVSIVMIASALGVAYFLKAAYQSATPEEYFVPFLGLFLVLFAATGIGNGSTFRTIAMVFPKEQAGPALGWTSAVAAYGAFVIPKVFGEQIKMATPEMALYGFAVFYLLCLALNWWYYLGPKAEYKNP, from the coding sequence ATGTCTGATATAAAAAAATGGGACGTAGAAGACGAGCAATTCTGGGAATCAGAAGGGAAGCGCGTTGCATCTCGCAACTTGTGGATTTCGATTCCCAGCCTATTGTGCGGCTTTGCGGTTTGGTTGTACTGGGGCATCATAACGGTTCAGATGCTGAATTTAGGTTTTCCATTTGCGAAAGCTGAGCTTTTCACACTGGCTGCCATTGCAGGATTAACAGGGGCGACGCTCCGAATACCCAGTAGTTTCTTTATTCGTATAGCGGGTGGGCGAAATACGATCTTCTTTACGACTGCGCTCTTGATGGTTCCGGCAGTGGGGGCGGGTTTTGCTCTGCAAGATAAAGATACGCCGCTATGGGTGTTCCAGTTACTGGCGTTCTTGTCAGGTATTGGCGGTGGTAACTTCGCATCTTCGATGTCCAATATCAGCTTCTTCTTTCCTAAGAAGCAGCAAGGCTTAGCACTAGGCTTAAATGCAGGCTTGGGTAATGCGGGTGTGACAACGATGCAGATCCTAGTGCCATTAGTGATGACTATGGGCATCTTTGGTGGCGCACCGATGATTCTGGAGAATACGTCAGGCACCTTGATCGGAAAAATTCCAGCAGGCTCTGAGACCTATATTCACAACGCTGGCTTTGTTTGGTTGTTATTCTTAATTCCTCTGGCCATTGCGGGTTGGTTCGGCATGAATAACATTCGTACCGAGGATGTGTCACCGGATATAGGCTCTCCTTTGGGGGCTATGTCTAAAATAGTGGGCCTTTTGCTCATTGGCTTTCTCACAGCGGCTGTGGGTTTATATATTATTCTTCCTGCACCTACAGGGTTGGGAGCCCCTGGCTGGGCTAAGTGGCCGGTAATTGCGGGTATTCTTTTCTTCACTGTGATGTTGATGAAAATGATACCAGGCGATATCAAGCCTAATTTGCAACGCCAATTTAAAATATTCAGTAACAAGCACACTTGGGTGATGAGCGTCATTTATACCATGACGTTTGGTAGCTTTATCGGTTACTCAGCTGGTTTTGCGTTAGCCATTAAAGTGGTATTCGGTTACCAACACATAATGGTAGATGGGGTAATGACGCATAATGTTGTCAATGCTAATGGCCCATCTGCGTTGATGTTTGCTTGGATGGGGCCTTTTATTGGCGCATTTATCCGTCCTATCGGTGGTTGGATGGCAGACAAAATGGGTGGTGCGCGTGTAACCCATTATGTATCTATCGTGATGATTGCAAGTGCGCTGGGTGTAGCTTACTTCCTAAAGGCTGCCTACCAGTCAGCTACACCTGAAGAGTACTTCGTGCCGTTCTTAGGGCTGTTCTTAGTGCTGTTCGCCGCAACCGGTATTGGTAATGGTTCTACCTTCCGTACGATTGCGATGGTGTTCCCTAAAGAGCAGGCAGGCCCGGCATTAGGATGGACATCTGCTGTTGCCGCATACGGTGCGTTTGTTATTCCTAAAGTGTTTGGTGAGCAAATTAAAATGGCTACACCAGAAATGGCACTTTATGGCTTTGCCGTATTTTACCTGCTGTGTTTGGCCCTTAACTGGTGGTACTACTTAGGCCCGAAAGCCGAGTATAAGAACCCATAA
- a CDS encoding nitrate reductase subunit alpha, whose translation MSHLLDRLRFLKKKQGTFANGHGETVKESRGWEDGYRQRWQHDKVVRSTHGVNCTGSCSWKIYVKNGLITWETQQTDYPRTRPDLPNHEPRGCPRGASYSWYIYSANRLKYPTIRKRLIKLWREARATQSPVEAWASIVEDSAKAKSYKSMRGQGGFVRSSWDEVNEIIAAANTYTIKKYGPDRVIGFSPIPAMSMVSYAAGARYLSLIGGACLSFYDWYCDLPPASPMTWGEQTDVPESADWYNSNYIIAWGSNVPQTRTPDAHFFTEVRYKGTKTVAITPDYAEVSKLCDQWLNPKQGTDAALAMAFGHVILKEFHVENPSEYFTDYCRRYTDMPFLVQLEAREDGTFAAGRFIRASDFDGNMGQDNNPEWKTVAYDEETDSFVVPNGSIGFRWGEKGKWNIEQKEGSEGRSTSLKMSLIEHHDEIASVGFPYFGGVENEHFRHNTFKDIIHHNLPAKRVKLADGSETLLVTVYDLMLANYGIDRGLGGDYVANSYDDNAPYTPAWQEQITGVDRKVAIQVAREFADNANKTKGRSMVIVGAGMNHWYHMDMNYRGLMNMLIMCGCVGQTGGGWAHYVGQEKLRPQTGWTPLAFALDWQRPPRHMNSTSFFYNHSSQWRYEKLDVTEILSPLADKSKWTGSLIDYNVRAERMGWLPSAPQLGRNPLELTKAAEAAGKTAQEYTVEQLKSGALGFAAEDPDNPQNFPRNMFIWRSNLLGSSGKGHEYMLKYLLGTNHGVMNKDLGEAGTKKPEEVVWHDEGAEGKVDLLVTLDFRMSTTCLYSDIVLPTATWYEKDDLNTSDMHPFIHPLSAATDPAWEARSDWDIYKGIAEKFSEVCVGHLGVEQDLVTLPMQHDSPGELAQPLGVMDWKKGECEPVPGISMPHLMVVERDYPNTYKRFTSVGPLLENIGNGGKGIAWDTKDEVKFLKELNWTHTEEGIHKGKAKLETAIDACEMILSLAPETNGQVAVKAWDALGQITGLDHTHLAKPKQDEKIRFRDVQAQPRKIISSPTWSGLEDEHVSYNACYTNVHELIPWRTVTGRQQFYQDHEWMRDFGESFVSYRPPINTKSVEPLMNKKPNGNPEIALNWITPHQKWGIHSTYSDNLLMLTLSRGGPIIWMSEGDAKTAGIEDNDWVEVFNANGAIACRVVVSQRVPDGMTMMYHAQERIVNVPGAETTGTRGGIHNSVTRACPKPTHMIGGYAQQAYGFNYYGTVGSNRDEFVIVRKMKNIEWLDGEDNDYTQEAAV comes from the coding sequence ATGAGTCATTTGCTTGATAGACTAAGATTTCTAAAGAAAAAACAGGGTACCTTTGCTAACGGGCATGGGGAGACTGTCAAAGAGAGTCGTGGATGGGAAGACGGCTATCGTCAGCGTTGGCAGCACGATAAAGTTGTCCGTTCTACCCACGGTGTTAACTGTACCGGCTCTTGCAGCTGGAAGATCTATGTTAAGAACGGTTTGATCACATGGGAAACCCAACAAACGGATTACCCCAGAACACGCCCTGATTTACCTAATCATGAACCTCGTGGTTGCCCGCGTGGTGCGAGCTACTCTTGGTATATTTACAGCGCTAATCGTCTGAAATACCCAACTATTCGTAAGCGCTTAATTAAATTATGGCGCGAGGCTCGTGCAACACAATCACCGGTTGAAGCGTGGGCATCGATTGTCGAAGACTCGGCTAAAGCTAAGTCTTACAAAAGCATGCGCGGCCAAGGTGGTTTTGTACGTTCAAGTTGGGATGAAGTAAACGAAATTATCGCAGCAGCCAACACCTATACCATCAAAAAATATGGTCCTGACCGCGTTATTGGCTTCTCGCCGATTCCAGCGATGTCGATGGTTTCTTATGCCGCAGGCGCACGTTATTTGTCACTGATTGGTGGTGCTTGCTTAAGTTTTTATGATTGGTATTGCGATCTACCGCCTGCATCACCTATGACATGGGGTGAGCAGACAGATGTGCCTGAATCCGCCGATTGGTATAACTCAAACTACATTATTGCCTGGGGATCAAATGTCCCTCAGACACGTACGCCGGATGCTCACTTCTTTACGGAAGTGCGTTATAAAGGGACGAAAACCGTTGCTATCACACCCGATTACGCCGAAGTATCTAAGCTGTGTGACCAGTGGTTAAATCCAAAACAGGGTACTGACGCGGCACTTGCGATGGCATTTGGCCACGTTATCCTTAAAGAGTTTCATGTGGAGAACCCAAGTGAGTACTTCACTGATTACTGTCGTCGTTACACGGATATGCCTTTCCTTGTTCAACTGGAAGCGCGTGAAGATGGCACTTTCGCCGCAGGCCGCTTTATTCGCGCCTCTGACTTTGATGGCAACATGGGGCAAGATAACAACCCTGAGTGGAAAACCGTTGCTTATGACGAAGAAACAGATAGCTTCGTTGTACCTAATGGCTCCATTGGTTTCCGTTGGGGTGAAAAAGGTAAGTGGAATATCGAGCAGAAAGAGGGCAGCGAAGGACGCTCGACTTCATTGAAGATGAGTCTGATCGAGCATCATGATGAGATTGCTTCAGTCGGCTTCCCTTACTTTGGTGGTGTTGAAAATGAACACTTCAGACACAATACCTTCAAAGACATTATCCATCACAACCTGCCTGCTAAGCGTGTCAAATTGGCCGATGGATCGGAAACCTTGCTGGTAACTGTCTATGACTTGATGCTGGCTAACTACGGTATAGATCGTGGCTTGGGCGGTGATTATGTCGCCAATAGCTATGACGATAATGCGCCATATACCCCCGCTTGGCAGGAACAAATTACTGGTGTGGATCGTAAAGTTGCGATTCAGGTAGCCCGCGAGTTTGCTGATAACGCAAACAAAACCAAAGGTCGCTCGATGGTGATTGTGGGTGCGGGTATGAATCACTGGTATCACATGGATATGAACTACCGTGGTTTGATGAACATGCTCATCATGTGTGGCTGTGTTGGCCAGACAGGTGGCGGTTGGGCTCACTATGTAGGCCAGGAAAAACTGCGTCCGCAAACTGGCTGGACTCCGTTGGCCTTTGCGTTGGATTGGCAGCGTCCACCACGCCACATGAACAGCACCTCGTTCTTCTATAACCACTCAAGTCAGTGGCGCTATGAGAAGCTGGATGTGACGGAGATCCTATCTCCTTTGGCTGATAAATCGAAATGGACAGGTAGCCTCATCGATTATAACGTGCGTGCCGAACGCATGGGATGGTTACCTTCTGCACCGCAGCTAGGCCGTAACCCGCTTGAGTTAACGAAAGCGGCTGAAGCGGCAGGAAAAACGGCCCAAGAGTATACCGTTGAACAGCTCAAATCGGGCGCTCTAGGCTTTGCGGCAGAAGATCCTGATAACCCGCAAAACTTCCCACGTAATATGTTTATCTGGCGCTCTAATTTGCTGGGTTCATCCGGTAAAGGGCATGAGTACATGTTGAAGTATCTACTGGGTACGAACCATGGCGTGATGAACAAGGATTTAGGTGAAGCAGGCACTAAAAAGCCTGAAGAAGTGGTATGGCATGATGAAGGTGCCGAAGGCAAAGTTGATCTACTGGTGACGCTGGACTTCCGTATGTCTACCACCTGCCTGTACTCAGATATCGTCTTGCCGACAGCAACGTGGTATGAAAAAGATGATCTGAATACATCAGATATGCATCCATTCATCCATCCATTGTCAGCGGCAACGGATCCTGCTTGGGAAGCTCGTTCTGATTGGGATATCTACAAAGGTATCGCCGAGAAGTTCTCTGAGGTTTGTGTCGGTCATCTAGGCGTAGAGCAGGATCTTGTTACCCTACCGATGCAGCATGACTCTCCGGGCGAACTTGCTCAGCCGTTGGGCGTTATGGACTGGAAAAAAGGTGAATGTGAGCCGGTTCCAGGGATCTCTATGCCACATCTTATGGTCGTAGAGCGTGATTATCCAAATACCTACAAGCGATTCACATCGGTTGGTCCTTTATTGGAAAATATCGGCAATGGCGGTAAAGGCATCGCTTGGGATACGAAAGACGAAGTTAAATTCCTTAAAGAACTTAACTGGACACATACGGAAGAAGGTATTCACAAAGGCAAAGCTAAGCTGGAAACCGCCATCGATGCCTGTGAAATGATTCTGAGTCTGGCTCCTGAAACGAATGGCCAAGTCGCTGTAAAAGCGTGGGATGCGTTAGGGCAGATCACAGGTTTGGATCATACACACCTTGCTAAGCCAAAGCAGGATGAAAAGATCCGTTTCCGCGATGTGCAGGCACAACCGCGTAAGATTATCTCTTCTCCAACCTGGTCAGGTTTGGAAGATGAACACGTCTCTTACAACGCTTGCTACACCAACGTTCATGAGCTGATTCCTTGGCGTACGGTGACAGGGCGACAGCAGTTCTATCAGGATCATGAATGGATGCGTGATTTCGGTGAGAGCTTTGTTTCTTATCGCCCACCGATAAATACCAAGTCGGTTGAGCCTCTAATGAACAAAAAACCGAACGGCAATCCTGAAATTGCATTGAACTGGATTACGCCTCACCAGAAATGGGGTATCCACTCAACCTATTCAGATAACTTGTTGATGCTGACCTTGTCTCGTGGTGGTCCGATCATTTGGATGAGTGAAGGTGATGCAAAAACAGCCGGTATAGAAGATAACGATTGGGTAGAAGTGTTCAACGCCAACGGTGCTATTGCGTGTCGTGTTGTTGTTTCCCAGCGCGTACCTGATGGGATGACCATGATGTATCACGCACAGGAACGTATTGTGAACGTACCCGGTGCTGAAACTACGGGAACTCGCGGCGGTATCCATAACTCCGTAACCCGTGCTTGCCCTAAACCGACCCACATGATCGGTGGCTATGCTCAGCAGGCCTATGGTTTTAACTACTACGGCACTGTGGGCTCTAACCGTGATGAGTTTGTCATTGTTCGTAAAATGAAAAATATCGAATGGTTAGATGGCGAAGATAATGATTACACTCAGGAGGCAGCCGTATGA
- the narH gene encoding nitrate reductase subunit beta: MKIRSQVGMVLNLDKCIGCHTCSITCKNVWTSREGTEYAWFNNVETKPGIGYPKEWENQDKWKGGWIRKGDGSIEPRIGGKWRVLANIFSNPDLPEIDDYYEPFDFDYQHLHNAPEGKHQPVARPRSLITGERMKKIEWGPNWEEILGTEFTKRSKDKNFDNVQKEIYGQFENTFMMYLPRLCEHCLNPACVASCPSGAIYKREEDGIVLIDQDKCRGWRMCVSGCPYKKIYYNWKTGKSEKCIFCYPRIESGMPTVCSETCVGRIRYLGVMLYDADRIAEVAASGSEQDLYEKQLEIFLDPFDPKVIEQAKLDGVTDNVIKAAQQSPVYKMAMDWKLALPLHPEYRTLPMVWYVPPLSPIQSAADAGSIGMNGAIPDVDSLRIPVKYLANLLTAGDEKPVKLALKRLLAMRAYKRDEQVEGHKNLDVLEEVGLTETQVQEMYRYLAIANYEDRFVIPTSHRELAMDAFPERGGCGFSFGNGCSGGEEDISLFGGKKQTVTMVKKISGVQQVDPALLNDGER, translated from the coding sequence ATGAAAATCCGTTCTCAAGTAGGTATGGTGCTGAACCTCGATAAATGTATCGGCTGTCACACCTGCTCCATCACCTGTAAAAATGTGTGGACCTCCCGTGAAGGGACTGAATATGCCTGGTTTAATAACGTAGAAACCAAGCCAGGTATCGGTTACCCGAAAGAGTGGGAAAATCAGGATAAGTGGAAAGGTGGCTGGATACGTAAAGGCGATGGCAGTATCGAACCACGTATTGGTGGAAAATGGCGTGTGTTGGCTAATATTTTTTCCAACCCAGATCTGCCAGAAATCGATGACTATTATGAGCCATTCGACTTCGACTATCAGCACTTGCATAACGCACCTGAAGGCAAGCACCAACCGGTAGCACGTCCGCGCTCGCTGATCACTGGCGAACGGATGAAAAAGATCGAATGGGGCCCAAACTGGGAAGAGATTCTCGGTACAGAGTTCACCAAGCGTTCGAAAGATAAAAACTTCGACAACGTGCAGAAGGAGATCTACGGCCAGTTCGAGAATACCTTCATGATGTACTTGCCACGTCTGTGCGAGCACTGTTTGAATCCTGCATGTGTGGCCTCATGCCCAAGCGGCGCGATCTACAAACGTGAAGAAGATGGTATCGTTCTGATCGATCAGGACAAGTGTCGCGGTTGGCGTATGTGTGTCAGCGGCTGTCCATACAAAAAGATCTATTACAACTGGAAAACCGGTAAATCAGAGAAGTGTATTTTCTGTTATCCGCGTATCGAGTCCGGTATGCCAACAGTGTGTTCAGAAACCTGCGTTGGTCGTATCCGTTACTTAGGCGTGATGCTTTACGACGCAGATCGTATTGCTGAAGTTGCAGCCTCTGGTAGCGAACAGGATCTGTATGAGAAACAGCTCGAAATCTTCCTTGATCCGTTTGATCCGAAAGTGATTGAACAGGCTAAGTTAGATGGTGTGACAGATAATGTCATCAAGGCAGCTCAGCAGTCTCCCGTGTACAAAATGGCGATGGATTGGAAACTGGCGCTGCCGCTTCACCCTGAATACCGGACATTGCCAATGGTTTGGTATGTACCACCATTAAGCCCGATTCAGTCAGCTGCCGATGCAGGCTCTATCGGTATGAATGGTGCTATTCCAGATGTCGACTCTCTGCGTATTCCGGTTAAGTATCTGGCAAACCTACTGACCGCCGGTGACGAAAAGCCTGTGAAGTTGGCGTTGAAACGCCTATTAGCGATGCGCGCTTATAAGCGAGATGAGCAAGTAGAAGGGCATAAAAACCTAGACGTGTTGGAAGAAGTGGGACTGACAGAAACGCAGGTACAGGAGATGTATCGTTACTTGGCGATTGCGAACTATGAAGATCGTTTCGTGATTCCAACCAGTCACCGAGAACTTGCGATGGATGCTTTCCCAGAACGTGGCGGCTGTGGTTTTAGCTTTGGTAATGGCTGCTCTGGCGGTGAAGAGGATATTAGCCTCTTTGGCGGTAAAAAGCAGACCGTGACTATGGTGAAAAAAATAAGTGGCGTACAGCAGGTTGATCCTGCGTTGCTAAACGATGGGGAGCGATAA
- a CDS encoding type IV pili methyl-accepting chemotaxis transducer N-terminal domain-containing protein, with the protein MHFFRQSIIARLGAAMLAISLMAVVSMIGSVIVAESTQGDAAGINLAGSLRMLSYRIIAETGQYTNNPNESNQAKIKATINEFDKRINSPILETVIPQDGDHDLYLHHDNLLKEWYEEITPALEKALAEPLAPPSYIGQIEAFVSRIDQMVHLLERSTESKIKLLSLVQGISLFMTVLIIFIAMLDIKNNVVLPLQQLVQMSKRAGRGDLKARVEYESQDELGVLGDTFNQMAEELSKTYSDLEQRVERKTALLQQSNEALQLLYETTRSFNRKEDICRRLMPVMQQLETVSPFGPIEVTLCEPNNKRSYRQLTTQSLERPDGCRDFSCNNCIVSEVDPRSHKTLSLPIQTRETYFGEFNAQFLPHSPPNSSEIKLIETIVENLATAMSLELKAEQEQQMSLIEERAVIARELHDSLAQSLSYLKMQVSRLQILRRKSVPEEQINDVIEELKEGLNNAYRQLRELLTTFRLKLDEPGLEPALESTINEFTERLGFPVDYHYGIRHLPLTPNEEIHVLQVVREALANVVKHAKASHVGVSVTATHEQVSVAIRDNGVGLPHNNETTNHYGLVIMQDRAATLNGKLTVKNTDGGGVEVLLLFKSKHV; encoded by the coding sequence ATGCATTTCTTTAGACAATCGATTATTGCCCGTCTTGGCGCTGCTATGCTGGCCATCAGTTTAATGGCGGTTGTCAGCATGATCGGCTCGGTGATAGTCGCTGAAAGTACTCAAGGAGATGCGGCTGGTATCAATCTGGCTGGATCGCTACGTATGCTTTCCTATCGAATCATTGCGGAAACAGGCCAGTACACCAATAACCCAAATGAAAGCAACCAAGCTAAAATAAAAGCAACGATCAATGAATTTGATAAACGAATCAACAGCCCTATTCTTGAGACGGTTATTCCTCAAGATGGTGACCATGATCTATACCTTCACCACGATAACCTACTCAAAGAGTGGTACGAAGAGATAACGCCTGCGCTTGAGAAGGCCCTTGCTGAGCCGCTAGCCCCACCAAGTTACATAGGACAAATAGAAGCGTTTGTTTCAAGGATCGACCAAATGGTCCACCTATTGGAACGTAGCACTGAATCTAAGATCAAACTCCTTAGCTTGGTTCAGGGGATCAGTCTATTCATGACGGTATTGATTATCTTTATCGCCATGCTAGATATTAAAAACAATGTCGTCCTACCCTTGCAGCAGCTCGTTCAGATGTCGAAGCGAGCAGGCCGCGGAGATCTAAAGGCCCGCGTTGAATATGAAAGCCAAGATGAACTTGGCGTACTAGGCGATACGTTTAACCAGATGGCTGAAGAGCTATCAAAAACTTACTCCGATTTAGAGCAGCGAGTCGAACGCAAAACCGCATTACTGCAGCAATCTAACGAGGCCCTACAATTGCTCTATGAAACGACTCGGAGTTTTAATCGCAAAGAAGATATTTGCCGCCGCCTGATGCCGGTCATGCAACAGCTCGAAACCGTCAGTCCATTCGGACCGATCGAAGTCACGTTGTGCGAGCCCAACAATAAGCGTAGCTATCGTCAGCTAACCACCCAGTCGTTAGAACGCCCTGACGGGTGTCGGGATTTTAGTTGTAACAACTGTATTGTTTCTGAGGTGGATCCTCGCTCCCATAAAACGCTATCTCTGCCTATCCAAACCAGAGAAACTTACTTTGGGGAGTTTAACGCACAGTTTCTCCCACACTCTCCACCCAACTCCTCTGAAATAAAGTTGATTGAGACGATTGTAGAAAACCTTGCTACCGCCATGTCGTTAGAACTGAAAGCCGAGCAAGAGCAGCAAATGTCTCTGATCGAAGAACGTGCCGTCATAGCACGAGAACTTCATGACTCATTGGCCCAGTCGCTCTCGTACTTAAAGATGCAAGTCTCCAGACTTCAAATTTTACGCAGAAAAAGCGTACCCGAAGAGCAAATAAACGACGTTATCGAAGAACTCAAAGAGGGGTTAAACAATGCCTATCGCCAACTCAGGGAGCTTTTAACGACATTCCGCCTAAAACTCGATGAGCCAGGACTGGAACCTGCACTTGAAAGCACCATCAACGAATTTACTGAACGGCTGGGCTTCCCTGTTGACTACCATTATGGCATTCGACACTTACCCCTAACGCCAAACGAAGAGATCCATGTTCTACAAGTCGTACGTGAGGCACTCGCCAATGTAGTTAAACATGCAAAAGCCTCTCATGTTGGTGTCTCCGTCACAGCCACCCATGAGCAAGTATCTGTCGCTATTCGGGATAATGGCGTAGGCCTGCCACACAATAATGAAACAACCAACCATTACGGTTTAGTCATTATGCAAGATAGGGCTGCCACCTTGAATGGCAAGCTCACGGTCAAGAACACCGACGGCGGGGGTGTCGAAGTTCTGTTACTCTTTAAATCTAAACACGTCTAA
- the narJ gene encoding nitrate reductase molybdenum cofactor assembly chaperone: MRSLKVISLLMDYPSAELFEVRQDLIEEIRADGALPEGQRAPLIELIDQLCTTDLLDAQDSYVGLFDRGRSLSLLLFEHVHGESRDRGQAMVDLMAVYEDNGFQIDARELPDYIPLFLEYLSKRPVEEVQHWLSDVSHILALLEARLEQRKSLYSVLFTALIDISGVEVEREELSEKVASETPDHTPEALDKIWEEEMVRFTEPAAQDCGSDAITQRRRELEQVQPLHINPIVDQYVPTGTSGS; the protein is encoded by the coding sequence ATGCGTAGTCTTAAAGTGATCTCATTATTGATGGACTATCCCAGCGCTGAGTTGTTCGAAGTCCGACAGGATCTGATTGAAGAGATCCGTGCTGATGGAGCGCTGCCCGAAGGGCAGCGTGCGCCGCTGATTGAGCTAATCGATCAGCTTTGCACTACCGATCTTTTGGATGCTCAGGATAGTTACGTTGGGCTGTTTGATCGTGGCCGCTCTTTATCTCTGTTGTTGTTTGAACATGTTCATGGGGAATCACGTGATCGTGGGCAAGCGATGGTCGATTTAATGGCGGTCTACGAAGATAACGGTTTTCAGATAGATGCGCGGGAACTGCCGGATTATATCCCTCTATTCCTTGAGTATTTATCAAAACGTCCAGTCGAAGAGGTACAGCATTGGCTATCAGACGTTAGCCATATCCTTGCCCTGTTGGAGGCGCGTCTTGAACAACGAAAAAGCCTCTATTCGGTTTTATTCACCGCGTTAATTGATATATCAGGCGTGGAAGTCGAGCGTGAAGAGCTATCCGAAAAAGTAGCATCTGAAACGCCTGACCACACACCAGAGGCTCTGGATAAGATATGGGAAGAGGAGATGGTGCGCTTTACTGAGCCGGCAGCTCAGGATTGCGGTAGTGATGCAATTACGCAACGCCGCCGTGAACTGGAGCAAGTGCAACCCTTACATATCAATCCTATCGTTGATCAATACGTACCCACTGGAACTAGTGGCTCTTAA
- a CDS encoding nitrate/nitrite transporter — translation MISINKPYLLLAYVPIIELPQVDEKMIANSNQQQISAIAMASLAFAACFAVWTLVSVIGLQIRHELNLSDTQFGILVATPILTGALLRLPMGILAERWSSRNLMIVLMAFISLPLFLFSYASTFTHYLLLGLCVGASGSMFSVGIHFVSSRSSERSQGLAMGIFGAGNLGAAITNLIVPLVIIAYGWRMAPMVYGVVLLLLAFLFWMLTDSDPQRTRPTRVVPLKEQLRPLADARVWRFGLYYFFVFGGYISLVLWLPDYYVNHYRLDIQTASFLTLMFTLPGALTRVLGGWSADHIGARHVNWSVFWVCLVCLFFLSYPPTTMTVHGIREDTTFVIDMPVWLFTVLVMVMGVAMGFGKASVFRIVYDYYPERMGVVGGTVGMVGAIGGFVLPIMFGLVADIMGVRSSCFMLLYGVLAVCMCVMYYGISVEERRSRLQEAIRNNFLKEDSDATSG, via the coding sequence TTGATTTCGATCAACAAACCTTATCTGTTGTTGGCTTATGTTCCCATCATCGAGCTTCCCCAAGTGGATGAAAAGATGATAGCCAATTCCAACCAACAGCAAATATCTGCGATCGCCATGGCTTCTCTGGCGTTTGCTGCCTGCTTTGCAGTCTGGACATTAGTCTCGGTGATTGGCTTACAAATTCGCCATGAGCTTAATCTTTCTGATACCCAATTTGGGATTTTAGTGGCCACACCCATTCTGACAGGTGCGCTTCTGAGATTGCCGATGGGTATTTTAGCGGAGAGGTGGAGCAGTCGTAATTTAATGATAGTACTGATGGCTTTTATCAGCTTACCGCTTTTTCTGTTTTCTTACGCGAGCACGTTTACACACTACCTGTTGCTTGGTTTATGTGTAGGGGCGTCAGGCAGTATGTTTAGTGTCGGTATTCATTTTGTTTCCTCCCGATCGAGTGAGCGTTCCCAAGGCTTGGCGATGGGGATATTTGGTGCAGGCAACTTAGGTGCTGCTATTACTAACCTGATCGTGCCTTTAGTGATTATTGCCTATGGGTGGCGTATGGCGCCGATGGTATATGGCGTGGTGCTGCTGCTGTTGGCTTTTCTTTTTTGGATGCTGACGGATTCTGACCCGCAAAGAACGAGGCCTACCCGTGTTGTTCCTTTAAAAGAGCAATTGCGCCCTTTAGCCGATGCGAGAGTCTGGCGCTTTGGGCTTTATTACTTTTTTGTGTTTGGAGGCTATATATCCTTGGTTTTGTGGTTGCCCGATTATTATGTCAATCATTACCGCTTGGATATCCAAACCGCCTCGTTTCTTACCTTGATGTTTACTTTGCCCGGTGCACTAACACGTGTACTGGGTGGCTGGAGTGCAGACCATATAGGGGCGCGCCATGTTAATTGGAGCGTTTTCTGGGTTTGCCTTGTTTGTCTGTTTTTCCTTTCTTATCCCCCCACCACCATGACCGTTCACGGAATTCGTGAGGACACGACGTTCGTGATCGATATGCCGGTCTGGCTGTTTACTGTACTTGTTATGGTGATGGGTGTGGCAATGGGATTTGGGAAGGCTAGCGTGTTCCGGATTGTCTACGACTACTACCCAGAACGGATGGGAGTAGTAGGAGGCACGGTGGGCATGGTGGGTGCAATTGGTGGGTTTGTTCTTCCCATTATGTTCGGTCTTGTGGCCGATATTATGGGGGTTCGTAGCTCCTGCTTCATGTTGCTCTACGGCGTGTTGGCTGTCTGTATGTGCGTTATGTACTACGGCATATCGGTTGAAGAGCGGCGTTCTCGATTGCAGGAAGCGATCCGCAATAACTTTCTGAAAGAAGATTCTGATGCAACAAGCGGCTGA